Proteins co-encoded in one Spirosoma endbachense genomic window:
- a CDS encoding RluA family pseudouridine synthase codes for MKLNFEDLIVFENDDYILINKPPHVASLDERTVDRGGQSIVRMAKAYHADAQLGHRLDKETSGILAIAKNPEAYRHLAMQFEHREVTKRYHAVTNGVHDFDGISVYLPISPIKDGTAVRIDREKGKVAETIFNTLQAYRTTTLVECMPITGRMHQIRVHLMCLKAPIVNDPTYGGEPVFLSDVKRKFNLKQGTEEQPLIHRVALHAHSLTFSLLDGEEKTFIAPYPKDFGVLVKQLEKFS; via the coding sequence ATGAAACTGAACTTTGAAGACCTCATCGTTTTCGAAAACGATGATTATATACTGATCAATAAACCACCTCACGTAGCCTCGCTCGACGAACGCACGGTTGACCGGGGTGGTCAAAGTATTGTGCGCATGGCAAAAGCCTACCATGCTGATGCACAACTCGGCCATCGGCTGGACAAGGAAACATCGGGAATTCTGGCCATCGCCAAAAATCCGGAGGCTTATCGGCATCTGGCAATGCAGTTTGAGCACCGTGAGGTTACGAAACGCTATCATGCCGTTACGAATGGTGTACACGATTTCGACGGCATTTCGGTCTATTTGCCCATTTCGCCCATCAAGGACGGAACGGCTGTCCGAATTGACCGAGAGAAAGGCAAGGTTGCTGAAACAATTTTCAATACGCTACAAGCCTATCGTACGACCACGCTGGTCGAGTGCATGCCCATTACGGGGCGAATGCACCAGATTCGGGTCCATCTGATGTGTCTGAAAGCGCCAATTGTCAACGATCCGACCTATGGAGGTGAACCCGTCTTTCTGTCGGATGTGAAGCGTAAGTTTAATCTTAAGCAGGGCACCGAAGAGCAACCGTTAATTCATCGTGTTGCGCTCCACGCTCATTCATTGACATTCAGCCTGTTGGACGGCGAAGAGAAGACATTTATAGCCCCCTATCCTAAAGATTTTGGCGTACTGGTGAAGCAGTTGGAAAAATTTAGTTGA
- a CDS encoding DUF4292 domain-containing protein, giving the protein MNKYLLIVLLLGVLVNSESCRRRHLSHSSSSQPTATISTPTSSTTITPDSSVADHPTPVRPVDSIATTPRPTRPGIEEARANVAEIDFRFLTAKSKISFKSPNQDIDNANINIRVRKDSLIWLSVSKLGIEAVRGLITRDSITIINKIHKEYSVYDFPTLSKQFNFAMNFELLQALIVGNLPLPKRPAQKIKNERDYLLLRQSEGKVLVENYIGEQDRKLKKLMVTEQPTKNTLRLDYEDFTSLNNFLFPYTSLVTLDYQSRTDGQFYQTLLRIKHNKVELVDKAPGFPFTIPASYQRRP; this is encoded by the coding sequence ATGAATAAATACCTGTTAATTGTTCTTCTTCTGGGCGTGTTGGTAAACTCGGAAAGCTGTCGACGTCGGCATCTATCTCATTCGAGCAGCTCTCAACCAACTGCCACCATTTCAACACCAACCTCATCGACTACCATAACGCCCGACTCTTCGGTGGCGGATCACCCAACACCAGTTCGACCGGTCGATTCAATAGCCACAACACCTCGCCCAACACGTCCAGGCATTGAAGAAGCACGGGCTAACGTGGCCGAGATCGACTTTCGCTTTCTGACGGCCAAATCAAAAATTTCATTCAAAAGCCCCAATCAGGATATTGATAACGCCAACATCAACATCCGGGTCCGCAAAGACAGTCTGATCTGGCTGTCAGTATCCAAATTAGGAATCGAAGCAGTGCGCGGACTGATTACCCGCGACTCGATCACAATTATCAATAAAATTCATAAAGAGTACTCCGTTTATGATTTTCCGACTCTGAGCAAGCAATTCAATTTCGCCATGAATTTCGAATTATTACAGGCACTGATCGTTGGTAATTTACCGTTGCCCAAACGCCCGGCTCAGAAAATCAAAAACGAACGGGATTATTTACTGTTACGCCAGAGCGAGGGTAAAGTACTGGTCGAAAACTACATTGGTGAGCAGGATCGGAAACTAAAAAAACTGATGGTAACCGAACAGCCAACAAAAAACACCTTGCGGCTGGATTATGAAGATTTTACGTCGCTGAATAACTTTCTGTTTCCGTATACAAGCCTGGTAACGCTTGATTACCAATCGAGAACAGATGGTCAGTTTTACCAGACATTGCTACGGATTAAACACAATAAAGTTGAACTGGTTGATAAAGCTCCAGGATTTCCATTCACGATTCCAGCCAGTTATCAACGTCGGCCGTAA
- a CDS encoding (2Fe-2S)-binding protein, with product MQTTLLPPEILQNEVSLPVKRLVTLSVNGEEKQLELAPWTTLLDALREYMNLTGTKKGCDHGQCGACTVLVDGKRINSCLTLAIMKEGAEITTIEGIASEGDSSSIQLHPLQAAFIEHDAYQCGYCTPGQICSAVGLINEGRVRTADDIRELMSGNICRCGAYPHIVDAISEVMQIDIKP from the coding sequence ATGCAGACGACACTCTTACCTCCTGAGATCCTTCAGAATGAGGTTTCGTTGCCAGTCAAACGATTGGTTACGTTATCCGTAAACGGCGAGGAAAAACAACTCGAACTAGCTCCCTGGACAACCTTACTCGACGCGCTACGAGAGTATATGAACCTGACCGGCACCAAAAAAGGCTGCGATCATGGACAGTGTGGTGCCTGCACTGTGCTGGTTGATGGGAAGCGGATTAATTCGTGTCTGACGCTGGCGATCATGAAAGAAGGGGCCGAAATAACGACTATCGAAGGAATTGCCAGTGAAGGCGACAGTTCTTCTATTCAATTACATCCGCTTCAGGCCGCTTTCATTGAGCATGATGCCTACCAATGTGGCTATTGCACGCCGGGCCAGATCTGTTCGGCCGTAGGATTGATCAACGAAGGGCGGGTGCGCACTGCCGACGACATTCGGGAGTTGATGAGTGGTAATATATGCCGCTGTGGTGCATATCCCCACATTGTAGATGCGATTAGTGAGGTAATGCAAATTGATATAAAGCCCTGA
- a CDS encoding tetratricopeptide repeat protein: protein MNTSYRFLLNHRLIGLVGCLSMVLWLTASPAVAQRKRIKADSTIAKPGSGSTTTVRMEEETLFAEGMRFMMTDEPAKAIAQFGKILQKYPNNAAAQYSTANALIKTGKTTEAIPYASKAYSLDKENKFYALLLAELYVKQKRYVEAEELYETLLKKGTENVEYGVELAAIYLFDEKPDKALDTYNKVERELGLNEEITRQKQRIYLKQNKIDKAVEEAEKLVASEPGDPDYLLEGAELLIANDRTDQAITWIDKALKLNSDLPQAHVLLADIYRKKGDMARVSKELNQVLSNPNLEAGLKARILSSYVGMTGENPTAQQDALSMAQNLAKTSPNDPKTQVMVADLLMQQGKKVEARDAYAKAARLDGSIYEVWGALLQLDGELNQVDSLLDHSQKALEVFPTQGLFWYSNGSANLYKRKYQEAVDALEESKKLLAATSNNELKKGIEAQLGDAYNGLGDHAKSDEAYEAVLKVDPLNDHVLNNYSYFLSLRKANLPRALQLAQKLVERNPTNATYLDTYAWVLYISKDYAKAKQYLEKAVADPAGVSGTIIEHYGDVLYQLGQPDKAAEQWKLAKTKGGGSPDLEKKIATGKL, encoded by the coding sequence ATGAATACATCATACAGATTTCTTCTTAATCATCGACTTATCGGGTTAGTTGGTTGCCTGAGTATGGTGCTATGGCTTACGGCATCGCCTGCAGTAGCGCAACGTAAACGCATCAAAGCTGACTCGACCATTGCCAAACCCGGATCAGGTTCAACAACCACGGTTCGGATGGAAGAAGAAACGCTATTTGCTGAAGGAATGCGGTTTATGATGACCGATGAACCGGCAAAAGCCATTGCCCAGTTTGGCAAAATCCTGCAGAAATACCCCAACAATGCAGCTGCACAATACTCAACGGCGAATGCCCTGATAAAAACCGGCAAAACCACCGAAGCCATTCCTTATGCTTCTAAAGCCTATTCGCTGGATAAAGAGAATAAATTTTACGCCCTCCTGCTGGCAGAACTTTATGTCAAACAGAAACGCTATGTTGAAGCCGAAGAGCTCTATGAAACGCTGCTAAAAAAAGGCACCGAAAATGTAGAGTATGGCGTTGAACTGGCCGCGATTTACCTTTTCGACGAAAAACCTGATAAAGCCCTCGATACCTATAACAAGGTAGAACGGGAGTTGGGACTGAATGAAGAAATTACGCGTCAGAAACAGCGAATCTACCTTAAGCAGAATAAAATTGACAAAGCGGTTGAAGAGGCCGAGAAATTAGTTGCTTCGGAGCCAGGTGATCCTGATTATCTTCTCGAAGGTGCCGAACTACTCATCGCCAACGACCGTACTGACCAGGCCATCACCTGGATCGATAAAGCGCTGAAACTTAATTCAGATCTACCTCAGGCACACGTTCTGCTGGCCGATATTTATCGAAAAAAGGGCGATATGGCCCGCGTTAGCAAAGAACTGAATCAGGTCCTTTCCAATCCGAATCTGGAAGCGGGGTTAAAAGCCCGCATTCTGTCGAGTTACGTTGGCATGACCGGAGAAAACCCTACGGCCCAACAGGATGCGCTCAGTATGGCGCAGAATTTAGCTAAAACCTCGCCAAACGACCCCAAAACACAGGTGATGGTTGCGGATTTACTGATGCAGCAGGGCAAGAAAGTTGAAGCGCGTGACGCCTACGCCAAAGCGGCTCGTTTAGATGGATCAATCTATGAGGTTTGGGGCGCCTTATTGCAATTAGATGGTGAATTGAATCAGGTAGATAGTTTGCTCGATCACTCCCAAAAAGCGCTCGAAGTGTTTCCGACACAAGGGCTTTTCTGGTATTCGAATGGATCGGCCAATCTCTATAAGCGGAAGTATCAGGAAGCTGTCGATGCGTTGGAAGAAAGTAAAAAATTGCTGGCTGCTACCTCGAACAACGAACTCAAGAAAGGCATTGAAGCCCAATTAGGCGATGCCTATAATGGCCTTGGCGATCACGCAAAATCCGACGAAGCCTACGAAGCGGTGCTGAAAGTAGACCCATTGAACGATCACGTTCTCAATAACTATAGCTACTTTCTGTCATTGCGGAAAGCAAATTTGCCACGGGCTTTGCAGCTGGCTCAAAAGCTCGTAGAACGGAATCCAACCAATGCAACCTACCTGGATACCTACGCCTGGGTGCTCTATATTTCGAAAGATTATGCCAAGGCAAAGCAATATCTGGAAAAAGCAGTGGCCGATCCGGCGGGTGTAAGCGGAACGATTATCGAACACTATGGCGATGTTCTCTATCAGCTTGGCCAACCCGACAAGGCGGCCGAGCAATGGAAACTTGCGAAAACAAAAGGTGGTGGCAGTCCCGATTTAGAAAAGAAAATTGCCACCGGAAAGTTGTAA
- the rocD gene encoding ornithine--oxo-acid transaminase has product METTTPISAADQAMQLEWHYGAHNYHPIPAVLTRGEGVFVWDVEEKRYFDFLSAYSAVSQGHCHPRIINAMIQQAQRLTLTSRAFYNDKTGLCEKFLCEYFGYDKALLMNSGAEGGETALKLTRKWAYKVKGIPQNQAKTVYAAGNFWGRTLAAISSSTDPSSTNDFGPLVPGYIIIPYNDLNALEDTFKSDPNIAGFMVEPIQGEAGVVVPDEGYLRGVRDLCTKYNVLFIADEVQTGIGRTGKRVACDHENVKPDLLVLGKALSGGTMPVSAVMTSDEVMLTIKPGEHGSTYGGNPLACAVTMEALQVVEDEKLAENAAAMGDIFRARMTALSHKTDLVKSVRGKGLLNAIVIAERPELGSETAWEICLKLKDNGLLTKPTHGDKIRFAPPLVINEDQMHEACDIIEKTALAF; this is encoded by the coding sequence ATGGAAACGACAACACCGATTTCAGCCGCCGATCAGGCCATGCAACTGGAATGGCACTACGGTGCACATAATTACCATCCGATTCCGGCCGTATTGACGCGGGGCGAAGGTGTCTTTGTGTGGGATGTGGAGGAGAAACGTTACTTTGATTTTCTGTCGGCTTATAGTGCGGTTAGCCAGGGTCATTGCCATCCACGGATCATTAATGCAATGATTCAGCAGGCGCAACGGCTAACGCTTACATCGAGGGCATTTTATAACGATAAAACGGGTCTGTGCGAAAAATTCCTCTGCGAATATTTTGGCTATGATAAAGCGCTGCTCATGAATTCAGGAGCTGAAGGGGGCGAAACTGCTCTTAAGTTAACCCGCAAATGGGCCTATAAAGTGAAAGGCATCCCGCAGAACCAGGCTAAAACCGTCTATGCTGCCGGAAATTTCTGGGGGCGTACCCTGGCTGCCATTTCATCATCGACAGATCCCAGCAGTACAAACGACTTTGGGCCGCTGGTTCCCGGCTACATTATCATTCCCTACAACGACCTGAATGCATTGGAGGATACCTTTAAAAGCGATCCGAATATTGCAGGATTTATGGTTGAGCCTATTCAGGGCGAAGCTGGCGTTGTTGTACCTGACGAAGGCTATCTGCGTGGTGTTCGCGATTTGTGCACAAAATACAATGTCCTGTTTATTGCCGATGAAGTGCAAACCGGAATTGGCCGAACGGGTAAGCGGGTTGCCTGCGATCATGAAAACGTAAAGCCTGATCTGCTGGTATTGGGTAAAGCCCTGTCTGGTGGAACAATGCCCGTATCGGCGGTGATGACGTCTGACGAGGTAATGCTGACTATTAAACCTGGCGAACACGGCAGCACCTATGGAGGCAACCCGCTGGCATGTGCTGTTACGATGGAAGCGCTTCAGGTCGTTGAAGACGAGAAACTGGCGGAGAACGCAGCTGCGATGGGTGACATTTTCCGGGCTCGTATGACTGCGTTGAGCCATAAAACCGACCTCGTCAAATCTGTTCGTGGGAAAGGCTTGCTCAATGCCATTGTCATTGCCGAACGGCCCGAACTTGGCTCCGAAACGGCCTGGGAAATCTGTCTTAAACTAAAAGACAACGGTCTGTTGACCAAGCCAACTCACGGCGATAAAATACGGTTTGCTCCTCCGCTCGTCATTAACGAAGACCAGATGCACGAGGCATGCGACATTATTGAAAAGACGGCGCTGGCATTTTAG
- a CDS encoding ABC-F family ATP-binding cassette domain-containing protein has translation MSIVAKSLSYIHPDGEVLFQRINVSILTGEKAALVGNNGAGKSTFLQLIAGSILPLEGEIILSGKPYYVPQHVGQFDDYSVAKALGIQEKLNALQAILDGDASSQNFTALDDDWEIEERVTTALAYWHLQHLDLSQTMNSLSGGEKTKVFLAGIVIHSPAIILLDEPSNHLDSESRDLLYEFIIKSKETILVVSHDRTLLNLLDKTLELSKSGIEVYGGNYEFYKDQKAGKLNALHDQLDEQAKTLKQAQQKARDIAEQRQKKEVRGKAQGQKQSLPRIIAGGLQRKAEQSTAKLKDVQSEKINGIADNLKQIRSQIQENQVLKLDLRKSDLHKGKVLIDARAINFSYNDQYLWQSPLTFQIRSGDRIRIAGNNGSGKTTLLKLMTGNLQPSAGVLFRADFQHAYIDQDYSIIDNQLSVIEQAQKFNTRPLLEHDLKMMLHQHQFPRESWDRKCAGLSGGEKMKLVLCCLEISNNTPDLLILDEPTNNLDVLSQEILTTAVKSFNGSVVVISHDHYFIDEILVESTISLK, from the coding sequence ATGAGTATTGTAGCTAAGTCACTTTCCTATATACATCCCGATGGAGAGGTGCTGTTTCAACGCATTAACGTATCCATACTTACTGGCGAAAAAGCAGCTTTAGTAGGCAATAATGGCGCAGGCAAATCAACTTTTCTGCAACTAATTGCAGGCAGTATTCTACCGCTCGAAGGCGAAATTATTCTTTCGGGAAAACCCTATTACGTACCCCAGCATGTAGGTCAATTCGATGATTATTCAGTAGCAAAAGCATTAGGAATACAGGAGAAGCTGAACGCCTTACAGGCCATTCTCGACGGTGATGCATCTTCTCAAAATTTTACCGCTCTCGATGATGACTGGGAGATTGAAGAACGTGTAACTACCGCACTGGCTTATTGGCATTTACAGCATCTGGATCTTTCTCAGACCATGAATTCATTGAGCGGAGGAGAGAAAACAAAGGTTTTTCTGGCGGGAATAGTCATTCATTCTCCTGCCATCATCCTCCTTGACGAGCCCTCTAATCATTTGGATTCAGAAAGCCGTGATTTACTCTATGAGTTCATCATAAAGAGCAAGGAAACCATTCTTGTGGTTAGCCATGACCGTACACTGTTAAATCTACTGGACAAAACACTGGAACTGAGTAAAAGTGGAATTGAGGTCTATGGCGGAAATTATGAGTTCTATAAGGACCAGAAAGCTGGCAAATTAAATGCGCTGCACGATCAACTGGACGAGCAGGCGAAAACGCTGAAACAAGCCCAGCAGAAAGCCAGAGATATTGCAGAACAACGTCAGAAGAAAGAAGTCCGGGGAAAGGCACAGGGACAAAAACAATCGTTACCCCGCATTATTGCCGGTGGACTTCAACGCAAAGCCGAGCAAAGTACCGCTAAATTGAAAGATGTTCAATCCGAGAAAATAAATGGCATTGCGGATAACCTTAAACAAATCAGGTCCCAAATTCAGGAAAATCAGGTCTTAAAGCTCGATTTACGAAAATCTGATTTACACAAAGGGAAGGTGCTGATCGATGCCAGGGCTATAAATTTCTCCTATAACGACCAGTACCTTTGGCAATCTCCTTTGACCTTTCAAATTCGTTCTGGCGATCGAATCAGGATAGCCGGAAATAATGGTTCCGGCAAGACGACGCTTCTGAAACTAATGACAGGTAATTTACAGCCGTCGGCCGGAGTACTTTTCAGGGCTGATTTCCAGCATGCCTACATCGACCAGGACTATTCGATCATTGACAACCAGCTTTCGGTTATTGAGCAGGCACAAAAATTCAATACGCGACCGCTGCTGGAGCATGACCTGAAAATGATGTTGCACCAGCATCAATTTCCCAGGGAGAGTTGGGACAGGAAATGCGCTGGACTCAGCGGAGGGGAAAAGATGAAACTGGTACTTTGCTGTTTAGAAATCAGCAATAATACGCCCGACTTACTCATTCTGGATGAACCTACCAATAATCTGGATGTGCTTAGTCAGGAAATACTGACAACGGCGGTGAAGAGTTTTAACGGTTCTGTAGTCGTCATTTCACATGACCACTATTTTATTGATGAGATTCTGGTAGAGTCAACGATTAGTCTGAAGTAA
- the rpmB gene encoding 50S ribosomal protein L28: MARVCQITGKRTRTGNNVSHANNKTKRKFFPNLQKKRFFVESTGEWVTLKVATSAIKTINKNGLEATLRKAYERGTLSV, translated from the coding sequence ATGGCCAGAGTTTGTCAAATAACAGGAAAGCGCACGCGTACGGGAAACAATGTTTCTCACGCCAATAATAAAACCAAGCGTAAATTTTTCCCGAACCTGCAAAAGAAGCGGTTCTTCGTCGAATCAACCGGCGAGTGGGTTACGCTGAAAGTGGCTACATCGGCCATTAAGACCATCAACAAAAACGGTCTGGAAGCAACGCTCCGCAAGGCATACGAGCGCGGTACGCTGTCGGTATAG
- a CDS encoding Ohr family peroxiredoxin: METLYTATVSNVGGREGDVKSLDGILEMDIRRPVEMHGEGGKPNPEMLFAAAYSSCYNGALMGIAKRKKVILPEHAVEVSISLNKDGESMFLSGKIVVKAPGMDHDELQQLAETAHAVCPYSKAVKGNMDIKVEVLV, from the coding sequence ATGGAAACGCTGTATACAGCCACCGTCAGCAATGTCGGCGGGCGCGAGGGGGATGTTAAATCGCTTGATGGTATTCTGGAAATGGATATCCGTCGGCCAGTTGAAATGCATGGAGAAGGTGGAAAACCTAACCCGGAAATGTTGTTTGCTGCGGCCTATAGCTCCTGCTACAACGGTGCACTAATGGGCATTGCCAAAAGGAAGAAAGTTATCCTGCCCGAACATGCTGTTGAGGTTAGTATCTCACTCAATAAAGACGGAGAGAGTATGTTTCTGTCGGGTAAGATTGTTGTGAAAGCACCCGGTATGGATCACGACGAACTTCAGCAGCTGGCCGAAACGGCACACGCTGTTTGTCCCTACTCCAAGGCCGTAAAAGGAAATATGGATATAAAAGTAGAAGTATTGGTCTAA
- a CDS encoding murein hydrolase activator EnvC family protein → MQSKAFSMPVSFQLSLGLLVSLYLLAIPGMAQLTQRNRQTLEKEKKQNLEKMGQIRTILNQTASEKQVGLGQLKALNQQINAQSQQINLLNKDLKLTESEISELRQASNTLKRDLNKLKAEYGSMVYAADKRRQQVNPMGFLFASDNFNQLVARYRYLRQYSDARQSQVRQMNNVQTMLQGKQQATQRKRKEQQGTLVTKVQESKKLENLKDEKNQVVKALSVKEVELRAELAESRRAVGRLESMITRLIAREAKERAEREARERAERERIARLEAARKAAERKRAEEAIAAAEKAGEKPAPADVAKAETPAEPEPAPAKPDERRNNNLNDEESALASSFTASRSRLPWPVTKGFISDHFGRKPHPVLKGIYVENQGVDIQTNAGEGVRSVYDGVVQDVANMPGMNNVVAIQHGDYFTVYAKLRSVSVRVGQRVKARESIGTVATDKNGVSEMQFQIWKEFTKLNPESWLQPH, encoded by the coding sequence ATGCAATCTAAAGCGTTTTCGATGCCTGTTTCTTTCCAACTGAGCCTGGGCTTACTGGTAAGCCTATATTTGTTGGCAATACCTGGAATGGCACAGCTAACCCAACGGAATCGGCAGACACTGGAAAAAGAGAAGAAGCAAAACCTGGAGAAAATGGGGCAGATTCGAACCATTCTCAATCAGACCGCATCCGAAAAACAGGTAGGCCTGGGGCAGCTCAAAGCACTTAATCAGCAGATTAACGCGCAATCGCAGCAAATTAACCTGCTCAATAAAGATCTTAAACTGACCGAGTCCGAGATTTCCGAACTTCGCCAGGCCAGTAATACGCTCAAACGCGACCTGAACAAGTTAAAGGCCGAATATGGCTCGATGGTGTACGCAGCGGATAAACGCCGTCAGCAGGTCAATCCAATGGGTTTTCTGTTTGCATCCGATAACTTCAACCAGTTGGTTGCCCGTTACCGGTATCTCCGTCAATATTCTGATGCCCGGCAAAGTCAGGTTCGGCAGATGAATAATGTCCAGACGATGTTGCAGGGGAAGCAACAGGCCACTCAGCGAAAACGCAAAGAGCAACAGGGAACGCTGGTAACGAAAGTGCAGGAAAGTAAAAAGCTGGAAAACCTGAAAGATGAAAAAAATCAGGTTGTCAAAGCGCTGAGTGTTAAAGAAGTTGAACTTCGTGCTGAGCTGGCCGAAAGTCGCCGGGCGGTTGGTCGGCTGGAATCCATGATTACCCGGCTGATTGCGCGGGAAGCAAAAGAACGGGCGGAGCGGGAAGCCCGCGAGCGTGCCGAACGCGAACGCATAGCCCGACTCGAAGCGGCCCGTAAAGCCGCCGAACGAAAACGAGCCGAAGAAGCAATTGCTGCTGCTGAAAAAGCGGGCGAAAAACCAGCCCCCGCCGATGTAGCCAAAGCAGAGACCCCAGCCGAGCCCGAACCGGCTCCTGCCAAACCAGATGAACGCCGTAACAATAACCTTAACGATGAAGAGTCGGCACTGGCTTCTTCCTTTACAGCTTCTCGGTCAAGGCTCCCCTGGCCTGTTACAAAAGGCTTTATTTCTGACCACTTCGGGCGAAAGCCTCACCCCGTACTAAAAGGCATTTATGTTGAAAATCAGGGTGTTGATATTCAAACCAATGCCGGAGAAGGTGTTCGATCTGTCTACGACGGTGTGGTACAGGACGTGGCCAATATGCCGGGGATGAACAATGTCGTGGCTATTCAGCATGGCGACTACTTTACGGTTTATGCCAAGTTGCGTAGTGTTTCCGTACGGGTTGGGCAACGCGTAAAAGCCCGCGAATCGATTGGTACCGTCGCGACCGATAAAAATGGGGTTTCTGAAATGCAATTCCAGATCTGGAAAGAGTTTACCAAACTCAACCCGGAGTCTTGGCTCCAGCCTCATTAA
- a CDS encoding Dabb family protein: protein MFVHTVFFWLKHPENRDDHDALRAGLESLKAVQEISAAYIGTPAETRRPVIDHSYDFTLTFVFTDKAAHDAYQVHPIHEAFVASCSHLWERVQVYDGVS, encoded by the coding sequence ATGTTCGTTCATACCGTTTTCTTCTGGCTTAAACATCCCGAAAACCGGGATGACCATGATGCTCTCCGGGCTGGTCTGGAATCACTGAAAGCTGTACAGGAAATTTCGGCTGCCTACATCGGTACGCCCGCCGAAACCCGCCGACCCGTAATTGATCACTCCTACGATTTCACGCTAACGTTTGTCTTTACCGACAAAGCAGCTCATGATGCGTATCAGGTGCATCCGATTCACGAGGCATTTGTGGCCAGTTGTTCTCACCTGTGGGAGCGCGTGCAGGTGTATGATGGTGTAAGTTAA
- a CDS encoding DUF5522 domain-containing protein: MSSQPEKKKIAGLDETDYYYTPEGFVVFTAAYHLKRGHCCKNGCRHCPYGFKKKE, translated from the coding sequence ATGTCATCGCAGCCAGAGAAGAAAAAAATTGCAGGTTTAGACGAAACTGATTATTACTATACACCCGAAGGTTTTGTTGTTTTTACTGCCGCCTATCATCTCAAACGAGGTCATTGCTGCAAAAATGGTTGCCGTCATTGCCCCTATGGATTCAAAAAAAAGGAGTAA
- a CDS encoding FAD binding domain-containing protein encodes MNSFSYARPDAIEIAVDDLATHHGAKFIAGGTNLLDLMKENVERPNRLIDINRLPLSTIEDTEDGGLRLGALVTNADTAYNEQVEKRYPLLSQAILAGASPQLRNMATNGGNLFQRTRCYYFYDTAMPCNKRQPGSGCGAMNGYNRIHAILGTSESCIATHPSDMCVALRALDAVVRVSGPSGERTIPIADFHRLPGHEPQYDNTIQPGELVVAIDLPAKGFPEYHTYLKLRDRASYAFALVSVAAALDMEDGQITDARIALGGVAHKPWRKQEVEAMLIGKPATKTNFQPVAEALVEGARGYGHNSFKIELAKRAIVRALEQAAKLEPTV; translated from the coding sequence ATGAATAGCTTTTCTTACGCCCGTCCCGATGCCATTGAGATTGCCGTAGACGATTTGGCAACTCACCATGGGGCTAAATTTATAGCTGGTGGTACGAATCTCCTCGATTTGATGAAGGAGAATGTCGAACGGCCCAATCGACTCATCGACATTAATCGGCTCCCGCTTAGCACAATTGAGGATACTGAAGACGGCGGTCTGCGGCTTGGTGCTTTAGTAACAAACGCTGATACGGCCTATAATGAGCAGGTAGAAAAGCGTTATCCACTCCTGTCGCAGGCTATTCTGGCGGGAGCGTCTCCTCAACTGCGAAATATGGCTACGAACGGTGGAAATCTCTTTCAACGCACACGCTGCTATTATTTCTACGATACGGCAATGCCCTGCAACAAGCGCCAGCCCGGTTCTGGATGTGGTGCCATGAACGGCTACAACCGTATTCATGCTATTCTGGGTACGAGTGAGAGTTGTATCGCGACGCACCCATCGGATATGTGCGTTGCCTTACGTGCGCTCGATGCAGTTGTCCGCGTATCGGGACCATCGGGTGAACGAACCATTCCAATTGCTGATTTTCATCGGTTGCCAGGCCATGAGCCGCAATACGACAATACCATACAGCCCGGCGAATTAGTGGTCGCTATTGATTTACCCGCAAAAGGGTTTCCTGAGTATCATACCTATCTCAAACTTCGCGACCGCGCTTCGTATGCCTTTGCCCTGGTATCGGTAGCTGCGGCTCTCGACATGGAAGATGGCCAGATTACCGATGCCCGAATTGCATTAGGTGGTGTAGCGCATAAGCCCTGGCGAAAGCAGGAAGTAGAGGCTATGCTGATTGGTAAGCCAGCCACTAAAACCAATTTTCAGCCCGTAGCGGAAGCGTTGGTTGAGGGTGCGCGGGGATATGGACATAATTCATTCAAAATTGAACTGGCTAAACGTGCCATCGTGCGGGCGTTAGAGCAGGCCGCTAAACTTGAACCAACCGTATGA